A DNA window from Pogona vitticeps strain Pit_001003342236 chromosome 2, PviZW2.1, whole genome shotgun sequence contains the following coding sequences:
- the FAM114A2 gene encoding protein FAM114A2 isoform X1, which translates to MINRDSIMPTTQRRSSFLGPQHRKEEIHTCYFFFPGINHHFSRPSVSLLRRRNSQMEAGKRGDDASSATCRILRCGSRSFPSSLRCGGTIAECFLCAHVDALLRRGRDSPWRKAEEGGSAGACPVGYGVVMSQKENEPLREDSCEPVENDEKAEKAEPTEPDGVEAEPVSMTRKRPEAKSSENASSPEPPSPREKDTTFSDGSRTGWEYWGNWGKSLLSTASATVATVGYGISNVIEKAETSLGIPSPTEFSSEAKDSAEENQNSEESSNDKGETENSSPVSGAFGMFSTISAAVQTTGKTVISGSLDALEFIGKKTMDVIAEGDPGFKRTKGLMNRNSTLSQILREAKEREEQQTLTEVSMATEKKAHYGLLFDEFQGLSHLEALEMLSRESESKVKSVTSTLSGEELDMLKAELEQLKEAFSLAEFCDDEEEEKKEEGDFTKEISDIFSQLRVSTKPAKLTQARNSACDLVKNLNVQTVQPGRQKEGDQQLSSGDYEPEDKKSVEDIHAFAIRSLAELTAYSIEVFHKTAALILHGQKEDVLAIDRAKALSQMTMMLCKELSSLSKDFATCLTAAGVEEKADVLNPLITGVFLEASNSTSYIQDAFQLLLPVLQISHIQTQTELTQQ; encoded by the exons ATGATTAATCGTGACTCCATTATGCCCACAACACAACGGAGATCTTCCTTCTTGGGTCCCCAACACAGAAAGGAGGAGATCCAcacctgctattttttttttcctggcataaACCACCACTTCAGCCggccctctgtttctttactGCGCAGGCGCAATTCTCAAATGGAGGCGGGGAAACGAGGCGATGACGCAAGTTCCGCTACCTGCAGGATTCTTCGGTGTGGAAGCCGTTCTTTCCCCTCGTCTCTACGGTGTGGAGGAACGATCGCCGAATGCTTTCTCTGCGCGCATGTTGACGCCTTGCTGAGACGTGGCCGTGACTCCCCTTGGCGGAAAGCAGAAGAAGGAGGCTCGGCCGGAGCCTGCCCTGTAG GGTATGGTGTGGTCATGTCCCAAAAGGAGAACGAACCTTTGAGAGAAGATTCTTGTGAGCCTGTTGAAAATGAtgagaaggcagagaaggctgagcCTACTGAGCCTGATGGTGTGGAAGCCGAGCCTGTGTCTATGACACGGAAAAGACCTGAAGCTAAATCTTCTGAGAATGCTTCTTCACCAGAGCCCCCGAGCCCCCGAGAAAAG GACACTACTTTCTCAGATGGATCACGAACAGGATGGGAATACTGGGGGAACTGGGGAAAATCCTTGCTTTCCACTGCTTCGGCTACAGTGGCTACAGTAG GTTATGGAATCTCAAACGTCAttgaaaaggcagagacatcccTTGGGATCCCTAGCCCTACTGAATTTTCTTCTGAGGCCAAAGATTCTGCAGAAG aaaatcaaaattctgaagaaagcagcaatgacaaaGGAGAGACTGAAAATTCTTCACCTGTTAGTGGTGCATTTGGAATGTTTTCTACCATCTCTGCTGCTGTTCAGACCACA ggGAAAACAGTTATTAGTGGAAGTTTAGATGCATTAGAATTCATTGGCAAGAAGACCATGGATGTGATTGCAGAAGGTGACCCTGGGTTTAAGAGAACAAAAGGTTTAATGAACCGAAATTCCACACTTTCTCAG ATCTTGCGAGAagcaaaggagagagaagaaCAGCAGACATTAACCGAGGTTTCCATGGCTACAGAGAAGAAAGCCCATTATGGGCTACTCTTTGATGAGTTTCAGGGTCTTTCTCATCTGGAAGCCTTAGAGATGCTTTCCAGGGAGAGTGAATCAAAG GTGAAGTCAGTTACGAGCACACTCTCTGGAGAGGAGCTAGATATGTTAAAGGCAGAATTGGAACAACTCAAAGAAGCATTTTCCTTAGCTGAATTTTGtgatgatgaagaggaagaaaaaaaag AAGAGGGAGACTTCACAAAAGAAATATCTGACATTTTTTCTCAACTACGTGTCTCTACAAAGCCAGCCAAACTGACCCAA GCAAGGAACTCTGCTTGTGACTTGGTTAAAAATCTCAATGTGCAGACTGTACAACCAGGAAGGCAAAAGGAAGGAGACCAGCAGCTGAGTTCAGGGGATTATGAACCAGAGGATAAAAAATCAGTAGAG GATATTCACGCATTTGCTATCAGAAGTCTGGCTGAATTGACAGCTTATTCCATTGAAGTGTTCCATAAAACTGCTGCATTGATTCTTCATGGTCAGAAAGAAGATGTGTTGGCCATAGACCGAGCCAAAGCCCTTTCACA GATGACCATGATGCTGTGTAAAGAACTGTCATCTCTTTCTAAAGACTTTGCTACCTGCTTAACAGCTGCTGGG GTGGAAGAGAAGGCAGATGTCCTTAACCCTTTAATCACTGGAGTATTTTTGGAG GCTTCAAACAGCACTTCTTATATCCAAGATGCATTCCAACTGCTGCTGCCAGTTCTACAGATCTCACATATCCAGACTCAGACAGAACTAACACAGCAATAA
- the FAM114A2 gene encoding protein FAM114A2 isoform X2, giving the protein MLGRCEGYGVVMSQKENEPLREDSCEPVENDEKAEKAEPTEPDGVEAEPVSMTRKRPEAKSSENASSPEPPSPREKDTTFSDGSRTGWEYWGNWGKSLLSTASATVATVGYGISNVIEKAETSLGIPSPTEFSSEAKDSAEENQNSEESSNDKGETENSSPVSGAFGMFSTISAAVQTTGKTVISGSLDALEFIGKKTMDVIAEGDPGFKRTKGLMNRNSTLSQILREAKEREEQQTLTEVSMATEKKAHYGLLFDEFQGLSHLEALEMLSRESESKVKSVTSTLSGEELDMLKAELEQLKEAFSLAEFCDDEEEEKKEEGDFTKEISDIFSQLRVSTKPAKLTQARNSACDLVKNLNVQTVQPGRQKEGDQQLSSGDYEPEDKKSVEDIHAFAIRSLAELTAYSIEVFHKTAALILHGQKEDVLAIDRAKALSQMTMMLCKELSSLSKDFATCLTAAGVEEKADVLNPLITGVFLEASNSTSYIQDAFQLLLPVLQISHIQTQTELTQQ; this is encoded by the exons atgttgggaaggtgtgaag GGTATGGTGTGGTCATGTCCCAAAAGGAGAACGAACCTTTGAGAGAAGATTCTTGTGAGCCTGTTGAAAATGAtgagaaggcagagaaggctgagcCTACTGAGCCTGATGGTGTGGAAGCCGAGCCTGTGTCTATGACACGGAAAAGACCTGAAGCTAAATCTTCTGAGAATGCTTCTTCACCAGAGCCCCCGAGCCCCCGAGAAAAG GACACTACTTTCTCAGATGGATCACGAACAGGATGGGAATACTGGGGGAACTGGGGAAAATCCTTGCTTTCCACTGCTTCGGCTACAGTGGCTACAGTAG GTTATGGAATCTCAAACGTCAttgaaaaggcagagacatcccTTGGGATCCCTAGCCCTACTGAATTTTCTTCTGAGGCCAAAGATTCTGCAGAAG aaaatcaaaattctgaagaaagcagcaatgacaaaGGAGAGACTGAAAATTCTTCACCTGTTAGTGGTGCATTTGGAATGTTTTCTACCATCTCTGCTGCTGTTCAGACCACA ggGAAAACAGTTATTAGTGGAAGTTTAGATGCATTAGAATTCATTGGCAAGAAGACCATGGATGTGATTGCAGAAGGTGACCCTGGGTTTAAGAGAACAAAAGGTTTAATGAACCGAAATTCCACACTTTCTCAG ATCTTGCGAGAagcaaaggagagagaagaaCAGCAGACATTAACCGAGGTTTCCATGGCTACAGAGAAGAAAGCCCATTATGGGCTACTCTTTGATGAGTTTCAGGGTCTTTCTCATCTGGAAGCCTTAGAGATGCTTTCCAGGGAGAGTGAATCAAAG GTGAAGTCAGTTACGAGCACACTCTCTGGAGAGGAGCTAGATATGTTAAAGGCAGAATTGGAACAACTCAAAGAAGCATTTTCCTTAGCTGAATTTTGtgatgatgaagaggaagaaaaaaaag AAGAGGGAGACTTCACAAAAGAAATATCTGACATTTTTTCTCAACTACGTGTCTCTACAAAGCCAGCCAAACTGACCCAA GCAAGGAACTCTGCTTGTGACTTGGTTAAAAATCTCAATGTGCAGACTGTACAACCAGGAAGGCAAAAGGAAGGAGACCAGCAGCTGAGTTCAGGGGATTATGAACCAGAGGATAAAAAATCAGTAGAG GATATTCACGCATTTGCTATCAGAAGTCTGGCTGAATTGACAGCTTATTCCATTGAAGTGTTCCATAAAACTGCTGCATTGATTCTTCATGGTCAGAAAGAAGATGTGTTGGCCATAGACCGAGCCAAAGCCCTTTCACA GATGACCATGATGCTGTGTAAAGAACTGTCATCTCTTTCTAAAGACTTTGCTACCTGCTTAACAGCTGCTGGG GTGGAAGAGAAGGCAGATGTCCTTAACCCTTTAATCACTGGAGTATTTTTGGAG GCTTCAAACAGCACTTCTTATATCCAAGATGCATTCCAACTGCTGCTGCCAGTTCTACAGATCTCACATATCCAGACTCAGACAGAACTAACACAGCAATAA